One genomic segment of Nitrosopumilus sp. b3 includes these proteins:
- the hsp14 gene encoding archaeal heat shock protein Hsp14 has translation MGLVKSMANEMMKEIGNKSREFYEFVLPPVDMHLDDDKLTVVIDIPGFEKKDIKLSINANILSIQACKEIPEKDKHSVICNQRPNIIDKKIRLPIELKEGEESVNSAKYEQGVLTIIVPVKKHGKDIKIE, from the coding sequence ATGGGATTAGTAAAATCAATGGCAAATGAAATGATGAAGGAAATTGGAAACAAGTCAAGAGAATTTTATGAATTTGTTTTGCCTCCTGTAGATATGCATCTTGATGATGATAAATTAACAGTAGTGATAGATATTCCAGGATTTGAAAAAAAAGATATCAAATTATCTATCAATGCAAATATTCTCTCAATTCAGGCATGCAAAGAAATTCCTGAAAAAGATAAGCACAGTGTTATCTGTAATCAAAGACCAAACATAATTGATAAAAAAATTAGATTGCCAATTGAGTTAAAAGAAGGAGAGGAGTCTGTCAATTCTGCAAAATATGAACAAGGGGTTTTGACAATTATTGTTCCTGTTAAAAAACATGGAAAAGATATCAAAATAGAATAG
- a CDS encoding sulfurtransferase, with protein MLISTTDLNSILDDPNVIIADTRSFKEYSEGHIPGAVHLDLFAFHWIDTTKQGIENFNNQTQNLLSILGVTPEKKVIFYDSVSGMLAARGVWMLMYFSHEQVLMLDGGITKWTKENLPLETKPNGFRPSKFSGKINPDIISGYEHIKNNLDKIKILDARSIAEYDGSMIRAAQSGHIPNAINLDWNQNINDDGTFKNNEQLSKMYDFPKDSEIITYCQGAYRAANSFLALKKLGFKNVRVYLGSWGEWGNKLELPVEK; from the coding sequence ATGTTAATCTCTACAACTGATCTAAATTCAATTCTTGATGATCCTAATGTAATCATAGCTGACACTCGTTCTTTCAAGGAATATTCTGAAGGTCATATACCTGGAGCGGTTCATTTGGATTTATTTGCATTTCATTGGATTGATACAACAAAACAAGGAATAGAAAATTTTAACAATCAAACTCAAAACCTTCTTTCAATTCTTGGAGTAACCCCAGAAAAAAAAGTCATTTTTTATGATTCTGTTTCTGGAATGCTCGCAGCAAGAGGAGTTTGGATGTTGATGTATTTTTCTCATGAACAAGTATTGATGTTGGATGGTGGGATAACAAAATGGACAAAAGAAAATCTGCCACTTGAGACAAAACCCAATGGTTTCAGACCATCAAAGTTTTCAGGAAAAATTAATCCAGATATTATTTCAGGATATGAACACATCAAAAATAATCTTGATAAAATTAAAATCCTTGATGCTCGCTCAATTGCGGAATATGATGGAAGTATGATTAGAGCTGCTCAATCAGGGCATATTCCAAATGCTATCAATCTTGATTGGAATCAAAATATCAATGATGATGGTACTTTCAAAAATAATGAACAATTATCCAAAATGTATGATTTTCCAAAAGATTCAGAAATTATCACTTATTGTCAAGGTGCGTATAGGGCTGCCAATTCCTTTCTTGCTTTGAAAAAACTTGGATTCAAAAATGTTCGAGTTTACCTTGGCTCTTGGGGAGAATGGGGAAACAAACTAGAATTACCTGTGGAAAAATAA
- the pyrH gene encoding UMP kinase: MKKRIVIKLSGKIFGIDNAKVLKDYAEFLVKISKTCQPIVIAGGGNIARHYISHARSSGADESTLDELGIEISRLNAKLLIYALKNKAYSHPPTTLQEVRHAVDDGLIVVAGGLHPGQSTNGTAALIAEKVQADQFLNATDVDGVYDKDPNKFKNAKKFRRIDLKNLKNMLVHEDSVAGGYDLMDIVALKIIERSKIKTRILKATPKNIENAIKGGNIGTEIILGSK, translated from the coding sequence ATGAAAAAAAGAATTGTAATTAAATTATCAGGCAAGATTTTTGGTATAGATAATGCCAAAGTCTTAAAAGATTATGCAGAATTCTTAGTAAAAATTAGCAAGACTTGTCAGCCTATAGTTATTGCTGGAGGAGGAAATATTGCCCGACATTATATTTCTCATGCAAGATCTTCTGGTGCAGATGAATCAACTCTTGATGAATTAGGAATTGAAATTTCAAGGCTTAATGCAAAATTACTGATTTATGCCCTAAAAAATAAAGCATATTCTCATCCACCAACTACATTACAAGAAGTCAGACATGCTGTAGATGATGGATTAATTGTTGTTGCTGGTGGTTTACATCCTGGTCAAAGCACTAATGGTACTGCAGCTTTGATTGCTGAAAAAGTTCAGGCGGATCAATTTCTCAATGCAACTGATGTTGATGGGGTATATGATAAGGATCCAAATAAATTCAAAAATGCAAAAAAATTCCGACGCATTGATCTCAAAAATCTGAAAAACATGCTTGTTCATGAAGATTCAGTTGCTGGAGGATATGATTTGATGGATATTGTAGCCTTGAAAATTATAGAGCGATCCAAAATTAAAACCAGAATACTCAAAGCAACTCCAAAAAATATTGAAAATGCCATTAAAGGTGGAAATATAGGTACAGAAATTATTCTTGGTTCTAAATAA
- a CDS encoding AarF/ABC1/UbiB kinase family protein: MTTARTIHVLIKLLPSILALRKDRQKWIHHEGNEIDLEQFRKNARKVLTTFISLGPVYIKLGQWLSSRADILPQPYLEELSKLQDSVPAAPFDQAKSIIEKDLGPIDKKFDQIDPKSISGASLGQVYRGSISGKQIVIKVKRPGIEKIVTEDIKVLKKILPLAMRFVDPNLRYSAKAMLSQFIETIHEEMDYTNESENLKKIKNDLSNNSKVVVPSVYDDYSSKNILTMEYLPGIKITNVEALNEKGIDRQKLVIDVHKVFFTMLLKHSIFHADPHPGNISVTDDGKLILYDYGMVGRLDNETRLRLIRLYLALVEKDPPRTVNAMNDLGMLTPDFNRSVIEKGIELTVRAMHGKKPDEMEVESLMELANKTMSKFPFILPKNLALYMRMASIIEGIYKTHQVNFKFVKIVREILEEESLIKDAYIEEIKRSFDRFAKSIDATISIAPELKKFLDENRSLNLLNAKPKSNVLLSGSILSAAIFIGSSVLYATNESIGITGMIGSLIIMSVFAIFRKR, encoded by the coding sequence ATGACAACTGCAAGAACAATCCATGTTTTAATCAAACTCTTACCGTCAATACTTGCATTACGTAAAGATCGACAAAAATGGATTCATCATGAAGGAAATGAAATAGATTTAGAACAATTTAGAAAGAATGCACGTAAAGTACTTACCACATTTATCTCACTAGGACCTGTCTACATAAAATTAGGACAATGGCTTTCTTCTAGAGCAGATATTTTACCTCAACCATATTTAGAAGAACTATCAAAACTTCAGGACAGTGTTCCTGCAGCACCATTTGATCAGGCAAAATCAATTATTGAAAAAGATCTTGGTCCAATTGATAAGAAATTTGATCAAATAGATCCTAAATCAATTTCTGGTGCATCATTAGGTCAAGTATATCGAGGCTCCATTTCTGGTAAACAAATTGTTATCAAAGTCAAAAGACCTGGAATTGAAAAAATTGTCACAGAAGATATCAAAGTTTTAAAAAAAATCCTTCCATTAGCAATGAGGTTTGTTGATCCCAATTTGCGTTATTCTGCAAAAGCCATGCTTTCTCAGTTTATTGAAACAATCCATGAAGAAATGGATTATACCAATGAATCAGAAAATCTCAAAAAAATTAAAAATGATTTATCAAATAACAGCAAAGTTGTTGTTCCTTCAGTATATGATGACTATTCATCAAAAAACATCCTCACGATGGAATACCTTCCAGGAATTAAAATAACTAATGTTGAAGCCCTAAATGAGAAGGGAATTGATAGGCAAAAACTCGTAATTGATGTCCATAAGGTATTCTTTACGATGCTTCTAAAACACTCCATATTTCATGCTGATCCGCACCCAGGAAACATTTCAGTCACTGATGATGGTAAATTGATTCTGTATGATTATGGAATGGTGGGTAGATTAGATAATGAGACTAGGTTACGATTGATTCGACTGTATCTTGCATTAGTTGAGAAAGATCCTCCGAGAACTGTAAATGCAATGAATGATCTTGGAATGCTCACTCCTGATTTTAATCGGTCAGTAATTGAAAAAGGGATTGAACTGACTGTTCGTGCAATGCATGGAAAAAAACCTGATGAAATGGAAGTGGAAAGTTTGATGGAGCTTGCAAACAAAACTATGAGTAAATTCCCCTTCATTCTTCCAAAAAATTTGGCTTTGTATATGAGGATGGCATCAATTATTGAAGGAATTTACAAAACACACCAAGTTAATTTCAAATTTGTAAAAATTGTAAGGGAAATTTTAGAAGAAGAAAGTCTCATCAAAGATGCATACATTGAAGAAATCAAACGTTCGTTTGATAGATTCGCAAAATCAATTGATGCTACAATTTCTATAGCACCTGAGCTCAAAAAATTCCTTGATGAAAATAGATCATTGAATCTCTTAAATGCAAAACCTAAATCTAATGTTTTACTTTCTGGAAGTATTCTTTCGGCAGCAATTTTTATCGGCTCATCTGTTTTATATGCTACAAATGAATCCATTGGAATTACTGGAATGATTGGTTCATTAATTATAATGAGTGTATTTGCAATTTTTAGAAAACGATAA
- a CDS encoding ammonium transporter, with the protein MNSRNYKYALLLVAAVSITAAGAMSQAYAQQVEDGMDGYVKGTSGIYTGNPNECWYEEDGSMLPCKIDTGDTAWMLTATSLVLFMSPGVGFFYGGLARSKNIVNVLGMTLIVMGLMSVQWVLWGYSLAFGGIDSDANLFMGNLDYVGFNMVSPYAPLGEAGACGDTWSAAYQMNAMVEGDVCSQGWPGTVPHQLFAMFQATFAIITPVLIIGGLIDRIKFSALVIFVLLWGTFVYDPIAHWVWGGGYIGGGSIDLDPDLSPSYALDFAGGTVVHISSGFAALAGALVLGRRLGYGKVPMEPHNIPMVVLGAGILWFGWFGFNAGSEVMVDGITVSAWTVTNTATGMAAVTWVLMSWAHTGKPSVVGAASGAVAGLVAITPASGWVGPMAAIIIGIAAGTICYAAIAFKSARKWDDALDVWGVHGMGGLTGAILTGTLASPHIWDTGDGIGAWTGTAEGMEQQAISIIGAAISIGYAFGVTIVILKVMDAVWPGGIRVTPKEEEIGLDLAQHGERAYVNE; encoded by the coding sequence ATGAATTCTAGGAACTACAAGTATGCTCTATTACTTGTAGCCGCAGTATCAATCACAGCAGCAGGTGCTATGTCACAAGCATATGCACAGCAAGTTGAGGATGGTATGGACGGATATGTAAAGGGAACCAGTGGAATTTACACTGGTAACCCTAACGAATGTTGGTATGAAGAAGATGGCAGCATGCTACCTTGTAAAATAGATACAGGTGATACAGCATGGATGCTAACTGCAACTTCATTAGTACTCTTCATGTCCCCAGGTGTCGGTTTCTTTTATGGCGGATTAGCCAGATCAAAGAACATCGTCAACGTACTTGGTATGACCTTAATCGTAATGGGTCTAATGTCAGTACAATGGGTTCTATGGGGTTACTCACTAGCATTTGGCGGAATTGATTCAGATGCAAACTTGTTTATGGGAAATCTCGATTATGTCGGATTTAACATGGTTTCACCATACGCACCATTAGGTGAAGCAGGCGCATGTGGAGACACATGGTCAGCGGCTTACCAGATGAATGCAATGGTGGAAGGCGATGTTTGTAGTCAAGGTTGGCCTGGTACAGTACCTCACCAACTATTTGCAATGTTCCAAGCAACATTTGCAATTATCACACCAGTTCTAATCATTGGTGGATTAATTGACAGAATCAAATTCAGCGCATTAGTCATATTCGTACTCTTATGGGGAACCTTCGTTTATGATCCAATAGCACATTGGGTCTGGGGAGGCGGATACATAGGAGGAGGTTCAATAGATCTCGATCCAGACTTATCACCTTCATATGCATTAGACTTTGCTGGTGGTACTGTAGTACACATATCTTCAGGATTCGCTGCATTGGCAGGTGCCTTAGTCCTTGGTAGACGACTTGGATATGGCAAAGTTCCAATGGAGCCACACAACATCCCAATGGTAGTCCTCGGCGCAGGAATCCTATGGTTCGGATGGTTTGGCTTCAACGCAGGAAGTGAAGTTATGGTAGACGGCATTACCGTCAGCGCATGGACTGTTACAAATACAGCAACTGGTATGGCTGCAGTCACTTGGGTGCTCATGTCTTGGGCACATACAGGAAAACCAAGTGTCGTAGGAGCTGCATCAGGAGCAGTAGCAGGATTGGTAGCAATCACACCAGCCTCTGGTTGGGTAGGTCCAATGGCTGCGATTATAATCGGTATTGCAGCTGGTACAATTTGTTATGCAGCAATTGCATTCAAGAGTGCACGCAAATGGGACGACGCATTAGATGTATGGGGAGTACACGGAATGGGTGGTCTTACAGGTGCAATTTTGACTGGTACATTGGCTAGTCCACACATTTGGGATACTGGAGACGGTATCGGTGCATGGACCGGAACTGCAGAAGGAATGGAACAGCAAGCAATCAGCATCATCGGTGCTGCAATATCAATAGGCTATGCCTTTGGTGTTACTATTGTAATCCTGAAAGTAATGGATGCCGTATGGCCTGGCGGAATCAGAGTCACTCCAAAAGAAGAGGAGATTGGTCTCGATTTGGCACAGCATGGCGAAAGAGCATACGTAAACGAATAA
- a CDS encoding ABC transporter ATP-binding protein codes for MVGSSGSGKSTLLNMIGLLDHPTNGKIFIDGVDTTTLDDNNISSFRNKKLGFIFQFSNLLTDLSVLENILLPRQIAGTNHTAENDARDLLKAVGLEDQINKRANKISGGQAQRVAIARGLINKPSIVLADEPTGNLDSVTSKTIVQLMKSMAKNLNQTFIIVTHDREHFGDVDRVITIKDGRAFEGDQPSEMEVIAK; via the coding sequence ATAGTTGGAAGCTCAGGTTCAGGAAAATCTACATTACTTAACATGATTGGATTATTAGACCACCCTACAAATGGAAAAATTTTCATTGATGGAGTTGATACTACAACACTTGATGACAATAACATTTCATCCTTTAGAAATAAAAAATTAGGATTTATTTTTCAATTTTCAAATTTGTTGACTGATCTTTCAGTTCTAGAAAATATTTTACTACCAAGGCAAATTGCAGGTACAAATCACACCGCAGAAAATGATGCAAGAGATTTACTAAAGGCAGTTGGATTAGAAGATCAAATTAATAAACGTGCAAATAAAATTTCTGGTGGGCAAGCTCAAAGAGTTGCAATAGCCCGAGGATTAATTAACAAACCTTCCATAGTTTTAGCTGATGAGCCAACTGGAAATCTTGATTCTGTCACTTCAAAAACTATTGTTCAATTAATGAAATCAATGGCCAAAAATCTCAATCAAACATTCATTATAGTAACTCACGACAGAGAACATTTTGGTGATGTTGACAGGGTTATCACAATCAAAGATGGCAGGGCATTTGAAGGTGATCAACCATCAGAGATGGAGGTTATTGCAAAATGA
- a CDS encoding V-type ATPase 116kDa subunit family protein: MGTADLKLGTVILPRSESPKAISRLTEFEWYHKIDSANDLVTPEIDDLLLKAQQTYQSIDDVIKGMGIPLTVGIMEILFKGTVIKKKDYEINEIEEMVEQLSKEAPSIIDEPAKLLEDAANTRVSIEEYNSLKDTLEVIRKMKMDLSGFGLMKYFFTNLFVINSADFDEISRSLEGITIYKYDLENKEKSAILIISDTADSEKVLKVLRSFNSNIFKIPEGFPQIPSEAYELAESKIKELTAKQASIKKDLAKLTKKVRRDILSLHEKALVAKDVLETLRKPGGTKNFAVIQGFIPQKMEGKFTESTKQWMSVVEDITDPKLREEIPTLFDNKKFVRTFEVITKSQGIPKSGEPDPTPMIALMWPIFYGLMFADMGHGLLLMALGLLFKFKGQGELSRWGMLIAISGASAAIAGVGAGEAFGYHLDHMGPFEGLLEKGGALHSVSWIVGILSVAELTFEQVINILKVSLFIGIVHLVWAMALRVIRLLKEGHKMVVFTEAIPNITLYGGIVVIMMCAIGSQYDVMNMYSKVHTEAVPWVTMFLGDWAQVWIITRISVIIVIASMVIMMVGGVMHAKKHPEDGADPASVIMEVLLGKTVESLAHTISYARLGIMLLVHAALLLTVNNAFSSLGGAASGGAMAMIIGGNLGIMMIEGLIVYIQSLRLHLYEFFTKWYVGGSQPFRQIRPELIYNQFIWKRK, translated from the coding sequence TTGGGAACAGCCGATCTAAAACTAGGAACCGTCATATTACCTAGAAGTGAGTCCCCTAAAGCAATTTCTAGATTAACAGAGTTTGAGTGGTATCACAAAATAGATTCTGCTAATGATTTAGTAACTCCAGAAATTGATGATCTTCTACTAAAGGCTCAACAAACTTACCAATCAATTGATGATGTCATAAAAGGAATGGGAATTCCACTAACTGTAGGAATTATGGAGATTTTGTTCAAGGGTACTGTAATCAAGAAAAAGGATTATGAAATTAATGAAATTGAAGAGATGGTAGAGCAGTTAAGTAAAGAGGCACCATCAATTATTGACGAACCTGCAAAGTTGTTAGAAGATGCTGCAAACACTAGAGTTTCAATTGAAGAATACAATTCACTCAAAGACACACTAGAAGTAATCAGAAAAATGAAGATGGATCTTTCTGGATTTGGTTTAATGAAATATTTTTTCACTAATTTATTTGTCATAAATTCTGCTGATTTTGATGAGATTAGTCGCTCACTTGAGGGTATTACAATTTACAAGTATGATTTAGAAAATAAGGAAAAATCTGCAATTCTGATAATTTCAGATACTGCTGATTCTGAGAAAGTTCTAAAGGTTCTAAGAAGTTTTAATTCCAATATTTTCAAAATTCCAGAGGGTTTTCCACAAATTCCTAGTGAGGCATACGAACTTGCAGAATCAAAAATAAAGGAATTAACAGCAAAACAAGCATCAATCAAAAAAGATTTAGCAAAATTAACAAAAAAAGTAAGACGAGATATTCTTTCTCTGCATGAAAAAGCACTAGTTGCAAAAGATGTGCTTGAGACGTTGAGAAAGCCAGGCGGGACAAAAAACTTTGCAGTAATTCAAGGATTTATTCCACAAAAAATGGAAGGAAAATTCACAGAGTCCACAAAACAATGGATGTCAGTTGTAGAAGACATTACAGATCCAAAATTAAGAGAAGAGATTCCCACATTATTTGATAATAAAAAATTCGTTAGAACTTTTGAAGTAATTACAAAAAGTCAAGGTATTCCAAAGTCAGGAGAACCAGACCCAACTCCAATGATTGCTTTGATGTGGCCAATATTTTATGGATTGATGTTTGCGGATATGGGTCACGGATTGCTACTAATGGCACTTGGATTACTATTCAAGTTCAAAGGACAAGGTGAGCTGTCAAGATGGGGAATGCTAATTGCAATCTCTGGCGCATCAGCTGCCATAGCGGGTGTTGGTGCAGGAGAAGCGTTTGGATATCATCTTGATCATATGGGTCCATTTGAAGGATTATTAGAGAAAGGAGGTGCATTGCATTCTGTTAGTTGGATAGTTGGTATTCTCAGCGTTGCTGAATTAACATTTGAACAAGTAATCAATATCCTCAAAGTTTCATTATTCATCGGAATTGTACATTTAGTTTGGGCAATGGCTCTACGTGTAATCAGATTACTAAAAGAAGGACACAAGATGGTAGTATTTACTGAAGCAATTCCAAACATTACACTTTACGGCGGAATTGTAGTTATCATGATGTGTGCAATTGGTTCACAATATGATGTCATGAACATGTATTCCAAAGTCCACACCGAAGCAGTTCCATGGGTTACAATGTTCTTAGGTGATTGGGCACAAGTTTGGATTATTACAAGAATTTCCGTAATCATTGTAATTGCATCAATGGTAATCATGATGGTTGGAGGTGTGATGCATGCAAAGAAGCATCCAGAAGATGGAGCAGATCCTGCTAGTGTGATTATGGAAGTGCTCTTAGGAAAAACGGTTGAAAGTTTAGCTCATACAATTAGCTACGCTCGACTTGGAATTATGTTACTTGTACATGCGGCTTTGCTGTTGACTGTAAATAATGCATTTTCATCATTAGGAGGTGCTGCATCAGGAGGAGCAATGGCTATGATCATCGGCGGTAACTTAGGAATTATGATGATTGAAGGATTGATTGTGTATATCCAGTCACTCAGATTGCACTTGTATGAATTCTTTACAAAATGGTATGTTGGTGGTTCCCAACCATTCAGACAGATTAGACCAGAGTTAATTTACAATCAATTCATCTGGAAAAGAAAATAA
- the tmk gene encoding dTMP kinase yields MIIVIEGGDQAGKLTQSTLLEKALKKRKIKTKLFHFPDYKTPIGQEIRKYLDGKRKFPPQVIHCLLAANRWEKLHEIIVAQEKNSILIMNRYYHSNLIYGIANGLKPKWLENLDTGLPKADLVILLDVTQKESFHRQKTHRDKFEKNEEFLQKISKIYRTTAKKKKWKIIDASKSKQEVHEEIMKTFSKKIGL; encoded by the coding sequence ATGATTATTGTAATAGAAGGTGGAGACCAGGCAGGAAAGTTAACTCAATCAACTCTACTAGAAAAAGCGCTAAAAAAAAGAAAGATCAAAACTAAACTATTTCATTTTCCTGACTATAAAACACCCATAGGACAAGAAATAAGAAAATATTTGGATGGAAAAAGAAAATTTCCTCCACAAGTAATTCACTGTTTGTTAGCTGCAAATAGATGGGAAAAACTCCATGAAATCATAGTAGCACAAGAAAAAAATTCTATTTTAATTATGAATCGCTATTATCACTCTAATCTAATTTATGGAATTGCTAATGGCTTGAAACCTAAATGGCTTGAGAATCTTGATACAGGTTTACCAAAAGCTGATCTTGTAATTTTGCTTGATGTAACACAAAAGGAATCATTCCATAGGCAAAAAACTCACCGTGATAAATTTGAAAAAAATGAAGAATTCTTGCAAAAAATTTCTAAAATCTATAGAACTACAGCAAAAAAGAAAAAGTGGAAAATAATTGATGCCTCAAAATCTAAACAAGAAGTACATGAAGAAATAATGAAAACATTTTCAAAGAAAATTGGATTATGA
- a CDS encoding V-type ATPase subunit, with translation MGGSKNVYASVKAYSKRGKLLTKADFQTLAESRDLEELMTRIKNTVYADAVADVQKPYSSQSIESALRSKLADIHYSIAKTSGNSGVLDAYYMKFIISNLKLILKGKVLGKSQEELETHVNLHAEELIKQRDIVIKALVSKDLEEAVASLNSVQFGEEIAKAAALYNEKKNVQIFDTYFDKILYQHLAGAMKNYSDKEATKLVSMDIDFYNILSVIRGKFWGLQEEQIQDLIINTSPPARELLGRMMAAATVRDAFNELSSTKYKDLVPQVENELDAIAEFERAFEMAIYSSSLRSFTKMFSFATIVGITKLTSFEVRNLAAIAFAVEQKIPTETTMSKLILEEE, from the coding sequence ATGGGCGGTTCAAAGAATGTCTATGCCTCCGTTAAAGCATACAGTAAAAGAGGCAAATTACTTACAAAGGCTGATTTTCAAACACTTGCCGAATCAAGAGATTTAGAAGAATTAATGACTAGAATCAAGAACACAGTATATGCTGATGCTGTGGCAGATGTGCAAAAACCATATTCTTCACAAAGTATAGAGTCAGCCCTTAGAAGTAAATTAGCAGATATTCATTACTCTATTGCTAAGACATCAGGAAATTCAGGAGTGTTAGATGCATACTATATGAAATTCATCATATCAAATCTAAAATTAATTCTTAAAGGCAAAGTCTTAGGTAAATCTCAAGAAGAGCTTGAAACTCACGTTAATCTTCATGCTGAAGAATTAATCAAACAAAGAGACATTGTGATTAAAGCATTAGTTTCAAAAGATCTTGAAGAAGCTGTTGCAAGTTTGAATTCAGTTCAATTTGGAGAAGAGATTGCAAAGGCTGCAGCATTGTACAATGAAAAAAAGAATGTGCAAATTTTTGACACATATTTTGATAAAATATTATATCAACATCTTGCAGGTGCTATGAAAAATTATTCTGACAAAGAAGCTACCAAACTAGTTTCAATGGATATTGACTTTTACAATATTTTGAGTGTTATTAGAGGAAAGTTTTGGGGATTGCAAGAAGAGCAAATCCAGGATTTAATAATCAATACCAGTCCTCCTGCAAGAGAACTACTTGGAAGAATGATGGCAGCAGCTACTGTAAGAGATGCATTTAATGAATTATCAAGTACAAAATACAAGGATCTTGTACCACAAGTAGAAAATGAATTAGATGCTATTGCAGAATTTGAGAGAGCATTTGAGATGGCAATATACAGTTCATCACTTAGATCATTCACAAAGATGTTTAGTTTTGCAACAATTGTTGGAATTACTAAATTGACTTCGTTTGAAGTTAGAAATCTAGCAGCAATTGCTTTTGCTGTTGAACAAAAAATACCAACTGAAACTACTATGTCAAAGTTAATCCTAGAAGAAGAATAG
- a CDS encoding HD domain-containing protein codes for MKKNYSDIIDPIHDFIRVYDHELSIIDNPIFQRLRRIRQLSGAHLTYPAAQHTRFEHSLGVMHIASQAGNALNEKGILKSNDIEILRLSGLLHDIGHGPFSHLFEEIIQERKISHEDFGKEIILKSEIGDILSKNGFDKRLVTKIAFGDSKFQYLNEIVSGALSADMMDYLLRDGYFTGAEHAKIDHKRITQSLDVHKKKLALERSALYSFESMMHSRYQMFKAVYFHKTVRAAEVMLLEALRLSDDEFGFTTFNLHEFVNLTDEYVLSSLISSKSTKLKRARQFAQDYQNRKLLKCVFERILTSQTNLKKTRTDELRSEISKKSKVQENEIFVDSSVTPSIPLAPSKNESKSIILISNEDGRSSANEMPISEIPVVSAISGFMNILRIYTHDKNRKKVEIAAKSIIGDLK; via the coding sequence ATGAAAAAAAATTATTCAGACATTATTGATCCTATTCATGATTTTATTCGTGTATATGATCATGAATTATCAATTATTGACAATCCAATTTTTCAAAGATTAAGACGAATAAGACAACTTTCAGGAGCCCATTTAACATATCCTGCAGCTCAGCACACAAGATTTGAGCACTCCTTGGGTGTAATGCACATTGCAAGTCAAGCAGGTAACGCATTAAATGAAAAAGGAATTTTAAAATCAAATGACATTGAAATTCTTAGATTATCTGGACTCTTACATGATATTGGACATGGCCCGTTTTCCCATCTTTTTGAGGAGATTATTCAGGAAAGAAAAATTTCTCATGAAGATTTTGGTAAAGAAATTATTTTAAAATCTGAAATTGGTGATATATTATCCAAAAATGGTTTTGACAAAAGACTTGTTACTAAAATTGCATTTGGAGATTCTAAATTTCAATATCTAAATGAAATTGTTTCAGGTGCACTTAGTGCAGACATGATGGACTATTTACTTAGAGATGGTTATTTTACGGGAGCTGAGCATGCAAAAATTGATCATAAAAGGATTACACAATCCCTTGATGTACATAAGAAAAAATTAGCTTTAGAACGCTCAGCACTGTATTCCTTTGAATCTATGATGCACTCAAGATATCAAATGTTCAAGGCTGTATATTTTCATAAAACTGTAAGAGCAGCAGAAGTAATGTTACTGGAGGCATTAAGATTATCTGATGATGAATTTGGTTTTACTACTTTTAATCTCCATGAATTTGTAAACCTTACAGATGAATACGTTTTATCCAGTCTTATTTCATCAAAATCTACAAAATTAAAACGTGCTAGACAATTTGCTCAAGACTATCAAAATCGAAAATTACTAAAATGTGTATTTGAGAGAATATTGACAAGTCAAACAAATCTTAAAAAAACCAGAACTGATGAACTCAGATCTGAAATTTCTAAAAAATCCAAAGTACAAGAAAATGAAATCTTTGTGGATAGCTCAGTAACCCCATCAATTCCACTAGCACCATCAAAAAATGAGTCAAAATCCATAATTCTCATTTCAAATGAGGATGGTAGATCATCTGCCAACGAGATGCCAATATCAGAAATTCCAGTTGTTTCTGCAATTTCAGGCTTTATGAATATCCTTAGAATTTATACTCATGATAAGAACAGAAAGAAAGTTGAAATTGCCGCAAAATCAATTATTGGAGATCTAAAATGA